One Brassica napus cultivar Da-Ae chromosome A5, Da-Ae, whole genome shotgun sequence DNA window includes the following coding sequences:
- the LOC125608781 gene encoding protein AGENET DOMAIN (AGD)-CONTAINING P1-like, giving the protein MNEITKETPGSPIAQQNIETPVLTPIQTQQETHELMNEIISPNISDTQPNTRARRNLLTEQNKDVESRVQNPFEIGANVEISSQDDNTCHKWYPGNVLATYLVDGVEMVKVEYFVPSLDEKKRKRSVETRVSIDRIRPQPPPERSGAKKSYELMQDVEAFDNGAWCAGKVKVILFDGSCFVSLNNSKEQIYFHHSEMRKPRKWVDGVWEMTKKMEEEQTQSVNPSEGDGDKKGKAKAVACKKNEAAGPSEDGVGKMAKEVIKMNKIHLN; this is encoded by the exons ATGAATGAGATCACGAAAGAGACACCTGGTTCTCCAATAGCTCAACAGAATATTGAGACTCCAGTCCTTACTCCAATTCAGACGCAGCAG GAGACTCACGAGCTTATGAATGAGATCATTTCACCAAACATTTCCGACACACAGCCAAATACCCGAGCTCGCAGAAATCTTTTAACAGAGCAAAATAAG GATGTAGAAAGCAGAGTTCAAAATCCCTTTGAGATCGGAGCAAATGTGGAGATTTCATCACAAGATGACAATACTTGTCATAAATGGTATCCAGGAAATGTGTTGGCAACATATTTGGTTGATGGGGTTGAGATGGTGAAAGTTGAGTACTTCGTCCCGTCTCTGGacgaaaagaagaggaaaaggagtgTTGAGACACGTGTATCAATTGACAGAATACGTCCTCAACCACCACCTGAGAGATCTGGAGCGAAGAAAAGTTATGAGCTAATGCAGGACGTGGAGGCGTTCGACAATGGTGCCTGGTGCGCTGGAAAAGTTAAAGTCATTTTGTTTGATGGCTCGTGTTTTGTCTCTTTGAACAATTCTAAAGAACAAATTTACTTCCACCATTCTGAGATgcgaaaaccaagaaaatgggtagatggtgtttgggagatgacaaaaaag ATGGAAGAAGAGCAGACGCAGAGTGTGAATCCAagtgaaggagatggtgataaaaag GGGAAGGCGAAGGCTGTCGCTTGTAAGAAAAATGAAGCAGCTGGTCCATCAGAAGATGGTGTTGGGAAAATGGCAAAAGaggtaataaaaatgaataagatcCACTTGAATTGA
- the LOC125608655 gene encoding uncharacterized protein LOC125608655, giving the protein MGDPLPLRLALPELRYPIGSEPEKTISINQHSIVAYIKTVKEILGNDEFNRIRGTFLGPVIKLGERSLKLSAKIVHAVLTKSIKTVKRHEAWFHFGAQPMRFSIREFHMVTGLKCSGEAREPREGTEKFKWDFLKGRTHTVKDVEKQLRNTREDASDERFCLAMLLLIESILLQKSLLDGGTTFTLDYVKIAQDMDVLMTYPWGRTAYNLLLKSLQRAVDKSLDKNNYDLQGFPMAFLIWILESVPLLQYAFSQVVPILSVQPSTPIFLCEKYLQIASPQLIDVLLIEIKDHLKVTCILPPISNDPEDDVCMGDEANKDLDDMADLSKRGYKFKIRDWRNMSVDLYGANEEIRRASLLFGNGGMSQASTSYQEESLESKINRISEMVGDNLRIMNDRLCLIEKDRKQIKERVTNLEKLQRVTSYETPNNEACLPNFCCTCTD; this is encoded by the exons atgggAGATCCATTACCATTAAGACTAGCACTGCCTGAGCTGAGGTATCCGATTGGATCAGAGCCAGAGAAGACGATATCGATAAACCAACACTCGATAGTTGCTTATATCAAAACTGTTAAGGAAATTCTAGGAAATGATGAGTTCAACAGAATAAGAGGGACGTTTTTGGGACCGGTGATCAAGCTTGGAGAGAGGTCTTTGAAATTATCAGCTAAGATAGTGCACGCAGTTCTCACCAAAAGCATCAAGACAGTGAAGAGACACGAAGCATGGTTCCATTTTGGTGCTCAGCCAATGAGGTTCTCTATAAGAGAATTCCACATGGTGACTGGTTTGAAATGTAGTGGTGAAGCAAGAGAACCACGAGAGGGAACCGAGAAATTTAAGTGGGACTTCCTAAAAGGGCGTACTCATACAGTAAAGGACGTGGAGAAGCAGCtcagaaacacaagagaagatgcTTCTGATGAGAGATTCTGCCTTGCAATGCTCCTCCTGATTGAGAGCATACTACTACAGAAGAGCCTTCTCGACGGTGGCACAACTTTTACTTTGGATTATGTGAAAATAGCGCAGGATATGGATGTCTTGATGACATACCCATGGGGGAGAACAGCTTATAATTTGCTGTTAAAATCACTTCAGAGAGCTGTCGACAAAAGCCTCgacaaaaacaattatgattTGCAAGGGTTCCCTATGGCATTTCTTATATGGATACTTGAGTCAGTACCTTTGCTACAGTATGCATTCAGTCAAGTTGTTCCTATTCTGAGCGTTCAACCGTCTACCCCAATATTTTTGTGTGAGAAGTACCTTCAAATAGCTTCTCCACAGCTGATAGATGTTCTCCTAATTGAAATCAAAGATCAT CTTAAGGTCACATGCATCCTACCTCCTATTTCTAATGATCCAGAAGATGATGTTTGCATGGGAGACGAAGCTAATAAAGATCTGGATGACATGGCCGATTTATCCAAGAGAggttataagtttaaaattagaGATTGGCGAAACATGTCAGTAGACCTATACGGTGCTAATGAAGAAATAAGAAGAGCATCTTTACTGTTTGGGAATGGAGGGATGAGTCAAGCTTCTACTTCGTATCAGGAGGAGTCTTTGGAATCAAAGATCAACAGAATCAGCGAGATGGTGGGAGATAATTTAAGGATCATGAACGATCGTTTGTGTTTGATTGAAAAAGACAGGAAACAGATTAAAGAACGTGTGACAAACCTAGAGAAACTACAAAGAGTTACTTCAtatgaaactccaaacaatgag GCTTGCCTTCCTAATTTTTGTTGTACTTGCACAGACTGA